From a single Glycine soja cultivar W05 chromosome 19, ASM419377v2, whole genome shotgun sequence genomic region:
- the LOC114400250 gene encoding serine/threonine-protein kinase STY13-like isoform X2, producing the protein MGSGNEVHSIVEFNLDAKWLIDPKQLFVGPKIGEGAHAKVYEGKYKNQNVAVKIINKGETPEQISRREARFAREIAMLSRVQHKNLVKFIGACKEPVMVIVTELLLGGTLRKYLWSIRPKCLDVRVAVGFALDIARAMECLHSHGIIHRDLKPDNLILTEDHKAVKLADFGLAREESLTEMMTAETGTYRWMAPELYSTVTLRQGEKKHYNHKVDAYSFAIVLWELVHNKLPFEGMSNLQAAYAAAFKDS; encoded by the exons ATGGGATCTGGAAATGAGGTTCACTCAATTGTGGAGTTCAATTTGGATGCTAAGTGGCTTATAGATCCCAAGCAACTATTTGTTGGGCCTAAAATTGGGGAAGGTGCTCACGCCAAAGTGTATGAAGGAAA atataaaaatcaGAATGTTGCTGTTAAGATTATTAATAAGGGTGAAACCCCAGAGCAGATTTCTAGGAGAGAGGCTCGGTTTGCCAGAGAGATTGCCATGCTATCTAGAGTTCAACACAAAAATCTAGTCAAG TTTATTGGGGCCTGCAAAGAACCTGTTATGGTTATTGTAACTGAACTTCTCTTAGGTGGAACATTGCGCAAATATCTGTGGAGTATCCGGCCAAAGTGCTTGGATGTGCGCGTAGCAGTTGGATTTGCTCTTGATATTGCCCGAGCAATGGAATGCTTACACTCTCATGGGATCATTCACCGTGACCTTAAACCTG ATAACTTGATCTTGACAGAAGATCATAAAGCAGTTAAACTAGCCGATTTCGGTCTAGCCAGAGAAGAGTCCTTAACAGAGATGATGACTGCTGAGACAGGGACATATCGATGGATGGCTCCAGAA CTTTACAGCACTGTCACTCTAAGACAAGGGGAGAAGAAGCATTACAACCATAAGGTGGATGCCTATAGCTTTGCTATAGTGTTGTGGGAACTCGTCCATAATAAGTTACCTTTTGAAGGCATGTCTAATTTACAGGCTGCATATGCAGCGGCATTTAAG GATTCATGA
- the LOC114400250 gene encoding serine/threonine-protein kinase STY13-like isoform X1 — MGSGNEVHSIVEFNLDAKWLIDPKQLFVGPKIGEGAHAKVYEGKYKNQNVAVKIINKGETPEQISRREARFAREIAMLSRVQHKNLVKFIGACKEPVMVIVTELLLGGTLRKYLWSIRPKCLDVRVAVGFALDIARAMECLHSHGIIHRDLKPDNLILTEDHKAVKLADFGLAREESLTEMMTAETGTYRWMAPELYSTVTLRQGEKKHYNHKVDAYSFAIVLWELVHNKLPFEGMSNLQAAYAAAFKNTRPSADELPEDLALIVTSCWKEDPNDRPNFSQIIEMLLRYLTTISPSKPVVPMRITSKNAVLPPESPGTSALMAGRDDSGETPKGNIEGRSKGFFFCCY; from the exons ATGGGATCTGGAAATGAGGTTCACTCAATTGTGGAGTTCAATTTGGATGCTAAGTGGCTTATAGATCCCAAGCAACTATTTGTTGGGCCTAAAATTGGGGAAGGTGCTCACGCCAAAGTGTATGAAGGAAA atataaaaatcaGAATGTTGCTGTTAAGATTATTAATAAGGGTGAAACCCCAGAGCAGATTTCTAGGAGAGAGGCTCGGTTTGCCAGAGAGATTGCCATGCTATCTAGAGTTCAACACAAAAATCTAGTCAAG TTTATTGGGGCCTGCAAAGAACCTGTTATGGTTATTGTAACTGAACTTCTCTTAGGTGGAACATTGCGCAAATATCTGTGGAGTATCCGGCCAAAGTGCTTGGATGTGCGCGTAGCAGTTGGATTTGCTCTTGATATTGCCCGAGCAATGGAATGCTTACACTCTCATGGGATCATTCACCGTGACCTTAAACCTG ATAACTTGATCTTGACAGAAGATCATAAAGCAGTTAAACTAGCCGATTTCGGTCTAGCCAGAGAAGAGTCCTTAACAGAGATGATGACTGCTGAGACAGGGACATATCGATGGATGGCTCCAGAA CTTTACAGCACTGTCACTCTAAGACAAGGGGAGAAGAAGCATTACAACCATAAGGTGGATGCCTATAGCTTTGCTATAGTGTTGTGGGAACTCGTCCATAATAAGTTACCTTTTGAAGGCATGTCTAATTTACAGGCTGCATATGCAGCGGCATTTAAG AATACAAGGCCAAGTGCTGATGAGCTTCCTGAAGATTTAGCTCTGATTGTGACCTCTTGTTGGAAAGAGGATCCAAATGATCGACCCAATTTTAGTCAAATAATAGAGATGCTGCTTCGATATCTAACCACCATTTCACCGTCCAAGCCAGTTGTTCCAATGCGAATCACTTCTAAGAATGCTGTATTGCCACCAGAATCTCCAGGTACAAGTGCTTTAATGGCTGGGAGAGATGATTCTGGAGAAACCCCAAAAGGCAATATTGAAGGCAGGTCTAAAGGGTTTTTCTTCTGCTGTTACTGA